In Acinetobacter sp. TGL-Y2, a genomic segment contains:
- a CDS encoding glycosyltransferase, which translates to MEYKHFYFCNLDFGKQLTGVERSALKRARLFKNYFGISATFLTTRFNEAVHENVQRLKDIGWMPKSCEVYNVYEYLRGSYIDKRILKNQYQLDTSIYNVIDIDINPAHQKWSSKVNSSYYKYVVWTDKEKTKLSFINNLYNNKIVKREKFDRNGQLISIQEISETGKIESEDLIHLDGHIVLRRYFKENNKLTKIVIFSPLGMVEEVLQSEEQLVDYWLRKFIDFNEPACFVIDRNPVWSIALKNHHRINGHKTISIFHSSHLVEMEDNIMSGRLNSNFKAILEEKYKVDHIVTLTEHQKQDILKRFVHKNNIVTIPHSIDELPRKTPFEQRNSNKLVALCRLAPEKQIVDMVKMMGELLKNHPKTELYIYGDGSEKNKIIEKIKELNIGDNVHLMGYNESIAEAYTDAVFSLLTSKCEGFSLAILESLSYGVPAASYNIPYGPSTMIQPHENGILVDHADYKAMASELSQILSQPEQLKQMCDNAYNSIERFKEENVAEVWRKLINS; encoded by the coding sequence ATGGAATATAAACACTTTTATTTCTGTAATCTAGATTTTGGTAAGCAACTTACTGGTGTTGAGCGCTCAGCACTTAAAAGAGCAAGACTCTTCAAAAATTATTTTGGTATTTCTGCAACATTTTTAACCACACGATTTAATGAAGCTGTACATGAAAATGTGCAACGTCTTAAGGATATTGGCTGGATGCCAAAATCATGTGAGGTTTATAATGTGTATGAATATTTACGTGGTTCGTATATAGACAAGCGGATTTTAAAAAATCAATATCAACTTGATACATCCATCTATAACGTGATCGATATTGATATAAATCCAGCACACCAAAAATGGTCTTCTAAGGTTAATTCCTCCTATTATAAATATGTAGTTTGGACAGATAAAGAAAAGACGAAACTTTCATTTATTAATAATTTATATAATAACAAGATTGTAAAGAGAGAGAAATTTGATCGAAATGGACAGCTCATTTCTATTCAAGAAATCAGTGAAACTGGCAAGATAGAAAGTGAAGACTTAATCCATCTCGATGGACATATCGTACTCAGACGTTATTTCAAAGAAAATAACAAATTGACCAAAATCGTGATTTTCTCACCATTGGGTATGGTTGAGGAGGTGCTGCAAAGCGAAGAACAGTTGGTTGATTATTGGTTACGAAAATTTATAGATTTTAATGAACCGGCTTGCTTTGTGATTGATCGAAATCCGGTATGGAGTATTGCGTTAAAAAATCATCATCGGATCAATGGGCATAAAACCATTTCAATTTTCCATAGTAGCCATTTGGTTGAAATGGAAGATAATATTATGTCAGGGCGTTTAAACTCAAATTTTAAAGCGATTTTAGAAGAGAAGTATAAAGTCGATCATATTGTGACGCTGACTGAGCATCAGAAGCAGGATATTCTAAAAAGATTTGTCCATAAAAATAATATTGTGACTATTCCACATAGTATTGATGAATTACCTAGAAAAACACCATTTGAGCAGCGCAACTCTAATAAATTGGTTGCTTTATGTCGTCTTGCCCCGGAAAAACAAATCGTCGATATGGTGAAAATGATGGGAGAGTTGTTAAAAAATCATCCAAAAACAGAGCTATATATATATGGAGATGGCTCGGAAAAAAATAAAATCATAGAAAAAATCAAAGAACTGAATATTGGAGATAATGTTCATTTGATGGGATATAACGAAAGTATTGCTGAGGCATATACTGACGCAGTATTTTCATTATTGACCAGTAAGTGCGAAGGTTTTTCTTTGGCTATTTTGGAAAGTTTAAGTTATGGCGTTCCTGCGGCTTCTTATAATATTCCGTATGGTCCTTCCACGATGATTCAGCCTCATGAAAATGGCATTTTGGTGGATCATGCAGACTATAAGGCCATGGCAAGTGAGTTGAGTCAAATCCTTTCCCAGCCTGAGCAATTAAAGCAAATGTGCGACAATGCCTACAACTCAATTGAACGGTTTAAAGAAGAAAATGTCGCTGAAGTTTGGCGAAAGTTGATCAATAGTTAA
- the rsmD gene encoding 16S rRNA (guanine(966)-N(2))-methyltransferase RsmD → MKNQLRIIGGEWKRRVLPFADVDGLRPTPDRVRETLFNWLMWEVQNAKVLDLCTGSGALSFEALSRGAAHVTMIEPSHVQSKILKENIALLKIQNCTLIQSTAQLAIRQFQENSMDLVFLDPPYALNLWQELSALVDPLIKNDGFIYLEADCALFKLELPSSWKLVKETKAGAVRAGLYKKNVGN, encoded by the coding sequence ATGAAGAATCAACTGCGTATTATTGGTGGTGAATGGAAACGTCGTGTTCTTCCATTTGCTGATGTCGATGGTCTTAGACCGACCCCAGATCGCGTACGCGAAACTTTGTTTAACTGGTTGATGTGGGAGGTACAAAATGCAAAGGTTTTAGACCTATGCACAGGTTCTGGTGCTTTAAGCTTTGAGGCTTTATCTCGTGGTGCAGCGCATGTCACTATGATTGAACCGAGTCATGTTCAGTCAAAAATTTTGAAAGAAAATATTGCACTTTTAAAAATTCAAAATTGCACGTTGATACAATCTACCGCACAACTTGCCATTCGACAGTTTCAAGAAAACAGTATGGATTTGGTTTTTCTAGATCCACCTTATGCGCTTAATCTTTGGCAAGAATTGTCGGCTTTGGTCGACCCCCTCATCAAAAATGATGGTTTTATTTATCTCGAAGCCGATTGTGCGCTGTTTAAACTTGAATTACCTTCAAGCTGGAAACTTGTGAAAGAGACCAAAGCCGGTGCTGTTAGAGCAGGTTTGTATAAAAAGAATGTAGGGAATTAA
- the mrdA gene encoding penicillin-binding protein 2: protein MKHQFPLKNVQQEKRIFRSRVFFAIGFVTFFLLLLLSRYAYLQIVHYEQFKDAADKNRIRLQPISPTRGYIYDRNGILLADNYPVFTATLSKADVKDIEDTVERLKPIIDLSEEDTERFLSRIKTAKKTERVTLKLNLTETDIAKFSEVKFKFPGVSIETQMTRYYPHGELFAHVIGYVGRINDKELKSIDKDAYAGTNLIGKIGVEKFYEDLLHGAPGFESIETDAYGNVLRNLGRKDSIRGNDLYLSLDYGLQQVAAEQLIGRRGAIVVMDPNTGEILALVSSPSFNPNLFVTGISTTDYSALRDNLDQPLYNRAVQGSYPPGSTIKPMFGLGGLHYGVVDWNTSISDPGYFTLPGDSHRFRDHKKSGHGSVNMHKAQVVSCDTYFYILSFQMGIDRMNTWMRQFGFGEKTGVDLPSESTGLYPSPEWKLRTRKTKWSRGETISVSIGQGAFTSTPLQLAMATAITSNQGAHVTPHVLRETKGAKPHKVHNAPNGQIQFNGKPEDWVKMREAMVDVIQSGTGRAIRSGLQYQIAGKTGTAQVKSIAQGKRYNESILTDRQLDHGLFVGFAPAEKPEIALAIIVENGRGGSATPIARPIMDYWLLQRKKNPIKPSSHQVSGGLMTAGIKPGDLPSGATELSANPAALPTDAQSPVQNRLQNNSQTTAPAHSSNNPTAQNNVNAAPATPHVVRPAVTTQPPVSQ, encoded by the coding sequence ATGAAACACCAGTTTCCCCTTAAAAATGTTCAACAAGAAAAACGTATTTTTCGTAGTCGAGTTTTTTTCGCAATCGGTTTTGTGACCTTTTTTTTACTGCTTTTACTGTCGCGCTATGCATATTTGCAGATTGTGCATTATGAACAATTTAAAGATGCTGCGGACAAAAACCGTATTCGTTTACAGCCGATCTCCCCTACCAGGGGTTATATTTATGATCGTAATGGGATTTTGTTGGCAGACAATTATCCAGTCTTTACTGCCACCTTAAGTAAGGCGGATGTTAAAGACATTGAAGATACCGTTGAACGCTTAAAACCGATTATTGACTTATCAGAAGAAGATACTGAGCGCTTTCTCAGTCGCATTAAAACAGCTAAAAAAACTGAACGTGTGACGTTGAAACTCAATTTAACCGAAACCGATATCGCAAAATTCAGTGAAGTGAAGTTTAAGTTTCCTGGCGTTTCGATTGAAACCCAAATGACTCGCTATTATCCACATGGTGAACTGTTTGCACATGTGATTGGTTATGTGGGCCGGATCAACGACAAAGAATTAAAATCCATTGATAAGGATGCCTACGCGGGCACCAATCTCATTGGTAAAATCGGTGTTGAAAAATTTTACGAAGACTTACTGCACGGTGCGCCAGGCTTCGAGTCTATTGAAACAGATGCCTATGGCAATGTACTTCGAAATTTAGGTCGTAAAGATTCTATACGTGGCAATGATCTTTATCTATCCCTCGACTATGGTTTACAACAAGTCGCCGCAGAACAGCTCATTGGACGTCGTGGGGCAATTGTGGTGATGGATCCCAATACCGGTGAAATTTTAGCACTAGTTTCTAGCCCGAGTTTCAACCCGAATTTATTTGTAACTGGTATTAGCACCACGGACTATAGTGCGCTTCGTGACAATTTAGATCAGCCGCTGTATAACCGTGCTGTGCAAGGCTCTTACCCACCTGGTTCTACCATTAAGCCCATGTTTGGTTTAGGTGGTTTACATTATGGTGTGGTGGATTGGAATACCTCTATTTCTGATCCCGGTTATTTTACTCTGCCTGGAGACAGCCACCGCTTTCGTGACCATAAAAAATCAGGTCATGGCTCTGTCAATATGCATAAAGCGCAAGTGGTCTCTTGCGACACCTATTTCTATATTCTTTCCTTCCAAATGGGTATAGATAGAATGAATACCTGGATGCGCCAATTTGGTTTTGGTGAAAAAACAGGTGTCGATTTACCGAGTGAGAGTACGGGTCTATATCCAAGCCCTGAGTGGAAACTGCGGACACGTAAAACCAAATGGTCTAGAGGTGAAACGATTTCGGTGAGTATTGGTCAAGGTGCATTTACCTCAACCCCACTACAACTTGCTATGGCAACTGCAATTACCTCAAATCAGGGTGCACATGTCACACCTCACGTTCTACGTGAAACCAAAGGCGCAAAACCGCATAAAGTGCACAATGCGCCGAATGGTCAAATTCAGTTCAATGGCAAACCTGAAGATTGGGTCAAAATGCGTGAAGCCATGGTGGATGTAATTCAGTCTGGAACAGGCCGAGCTATTCGTAGCGGTTTACAATACCAAATTGCAGGTAAAACAGGGACAGCTCAGGTGAAAAGTATCGCTCAGGGTAAACGTTATAATGAATCTATTCTGACGGACCGCCAACTTGATCATGGTTTGTTTGTTGGTTTTGCACCTGCTGAGAAACCTGAAATTGCGCTAGCGATTATTGTGGAAAATGGTCGCGGTGGCAGCGCCACACCTATCGCACGCCCCATTATGGATTACTGGCTACTTCAGCGTAAAAAAAATCCGATCAAACCATCGAGCCATCAGGTCAGTGGCGGACTGATGACCGCAGGGATTAAACCCGGCGATTTACCCAGCGGTGCAACTGAACTTTCTGCAAATCCGGCGGCATTACCGACTGATGCACAAAGTCCTGTACAAAACAGGTTACAAAATAATTCACAAACTACTGCACCCGCCCATTCGAGCAATAACCCTACTGCTCAAAACAATGTTAATGCTGCGCCTGCAACTCCCCATGTTGTGCGCCCAGCTGTCACCACTCAGCCTCCTGTGAGTCAATAA